A genomic region of Erythrobacter sp. SCSIO 43205 contains the following coding sequences:
- a CDS encoding DUF3089 domain-containing protein, translating into MARKFLYFIAIMIVLVFAALIVLRVWSQELTAFVFVPDVEFVEQEPLQENAYQDPAMWYSRPGIGVNDPARWQPALAEVSAGEGSEKATTSRPVDPQSEELGVSGEVPDFAVFFVHPTSYRGTDNWNAPIGDQEAEDIARIYIRGMASPFNAAQEIWAPRYRQATLGAFLTTAPEAEKALDAAYADVLEAFRFFLDSVDEETPIVLVGHSQGSLHLLRLLREEVKDSEYASRVVASYAIGWPISVEHDLPALGVPACATPSQTGCILSWSSYAEPADPSAVIDTYAASTGFDGQLRGDSQILCTNPLTGKFGGEAEAQANLGTLVPDDTMANGELVPGAVPARCVDNGLLMIGDPPEMGSYVLPGNNYHVYDIPLFWANTKADVARRVSAFVGSQEGAN; encoded by the coding sequence ATGGCCCGTAAGTTTCTCTATTTCATCGCAATTATGATCGTGCTGGTGTTTGCAGCCTTGATTGTGTTGCGCGTCTGGTCGCAGGAACTCACTGCCTTCGTGTTTGTGCCCGATGTTGAGTTTGTCGAGCAGGAGCCGCTCCAGGAAAACGCCTATCAAGACCCTGCCATGTGGTATTCGCGCCCCGGTATCGGAGTGAATGACCCCGCGCGATGGCAACCGGCATTGGCTGAGGTTTCTGCGGGTGAAGGCAGCGAAAAAGCCACCACCTCGCGTCCCGTCGACCCGCAAAGCGAAGAGCTTGGCGTGAGCGGCGAAGTGCCCGATTTCGCGGTCTTCTTCGTCCATCCGACCAGCTACCGGGGAACGGACAATTGGAACGCGCCAATTGGCGATCAAGAAGCAGAAGACATCGCGCGCATTTATATCCGAGGCATGGCAAGCCCGTTTAATGCTGCGCAGGAAATCTGGGCACCGCGCTATCGTCAGGCGACCTTGGGTGCGTTTTTGACCACCGCTCCCGAAGCGGAAAAAGCGCTCGATGCGGCCTATGCTGATGTGCTCGAAGCGTTCCGCTTTTTCCTCGATTCGGTCGATGAGGAGACGCCGATTGTGTTGGTGGGCCATTCGCAAGGCTCACTCCACCTCCTGCGCCTTTTGCGCGAAGAGGTGAAGGACAGCGAATACGCATCGCGCGTGGTTGCCTCTTACGCGATCGGCTGGCCGATTTCGGTAGAGCATGATCTGCCAGCGCTGGGCGTTCCCGCCTGCGCCACGCCCTCGCAAACCGGGTGTATTCTTTCATGGTCAAGCTATGCCGAACCGGCCGATCCTTCGGCGGTGATCGACACTTACGCTGCCTCCACCGGCTTTGACGGGCAATTGCGCGGTGACAGCCAAATCCTTTGCACCAATCCTCTCACTGGCAAGTTCGGCGGCGAGGCTGAGGCGCAGGCCAACCTTGGGACGCTCGTGCCCGACGACACCATGGCCAATGGCGAGCTTGTGCCCGGCGCTGTTCCAGCGCGCTGCGTGGACAATGGCCTGTTGATGATTGGCGATCCGCCGGAAATGGGCTCTTACGTCCTGCCGGGGAACAATTACCACGTTTATGACATCCCGTTGTTCTGGGCGAACACCAAGGCGGATGTTGCGCGCCGCGTTTCTGCTTTTGTAGGCAGCCAAGAAGGCGCGAATTGA
- the pyrE gene encoding orotate phosphoribosyltransferase translates to MSGHTIPTTIEEVLAEFRESGALLEGHFKLSSGKHSGHYLQCARVLMNPARADRLAQGVVAGIPGDILDRVDVVVSPAMGGIIIGQEVARVLGKDAMFLERPDGIFHLRRGFALEPGAKVLMVEDVVTTGLSSREAIAAVAKEGGEVIAECSLIDRSMGTVDLGVPFFPLAAFDFPTYDEGNIPDALAAVAVTKPGSRKE, encoded by the coding sequence ATGTCCGGCCATACCATCCCCACGACCATCGAAGAAGTCCTTGCCGAATTTCGCGAAAGCGGTGCGCTTCTCGAAGGGCATTTCAAGCTGTCCTCAGGCAAACACTCTGGCCATTATCTTCAATGTGCCCGCGTTTTGATGAACCCGGCGCGTGCGGATCGCTTGGCGCAAGGCGTAGTCGCAGGGATTCCCGGGGATATTCTTGACCGGGTCGATGTCGTTGTCTCTCCGGCAATGGGCGGCATCATCATTGGACAGGAGGTTGCGCGGGTTCTGGGTAAGGATGCGATGTTCCTTGAGCGGCCCGATGGTATCTTCCACCTGCGCCGTGGATTCGCGCTTGAGCCGGGTGCAAAGGTGTTGATGGTCGAAGACGTGGTTACAACCGGCCTATCCAGCCGCGAGGCGATTGCAGCCGTTGCAAAAGAAGGTGGCGAGGTGATTGCAGAATGCTCGCTTATCGACAGATCTATGGGAACCGTCGATTTGGGAGTGCCGTTTTTTCCCTTGGCCGCTTTTGACTTCCCCACCTACGATGAGGGCAACATCCCGGATGCACTCGCAGCCGTAGCTGTGACAAAGCCCGGAAGCCGAAAAGAATAG
- a CDS encoding pyridoxine 5'-phosphate synthase, translated as MIPEKLRLGVNIDHVATIRNARGGDHPDPVRAAQIVAAVGGDGITAHLREDRRHIRDEDLQRIQDATDLPLNLEMAATQEMLEIALRHKPHAACIVPEKREERTTEGGLDAAGLHNTLVPIVDQLREAGIRVSLFIEASEAQLDAAIRLGAPVVEFHTGEYAHAILEGDVQRTESELRRITDMSALAAKNGIEPHAGHGLTYDNIQPIAAIPQIAELNIGHYLIGEAIFAGLEPAIRRMRELMDEARG; from the coding sequence ATGATCCCTGAAAAGCTCAGACTCGGCGTGAACATCGACCACGTTGCCACCATTCGTAACGCGCGTGGTGGTGATCACCCTGATCCTGTGCGCGCGGCACAGATCGTGGCCGCGGTGGGCGGCGATGGCATTACCGCGCATCTTCGCGAAGATCGGCGCCATATTCGCGACGAGGATTTGCAGCGGATTCAGGATGCAACCGATCTACCGCTGAACCTTGAAATGGCAGCGACTCAGGAAATGCTGGAGATTGCCCTTCGCCACAAACCCCACGCCGCCTGTATCGTGCCGGAAAAGCGCGAGGAGCGTACGACCGAAGGCGGCCTTGATGCTGCTGGTCTGCACAACACTCTGGTGCCGATCGTCGATCAGTTGCGTGAGGCGGGGATTCGCGTGTCGCTGTTCATCGAGGCCAGCGAGGCGCAATTGGACGCAGCCATTCGTCTTGGCGCACCAGTGGTCGAGTTTCATACTGGCGAATATGCTCACGCAATTCTTGAAGGCGATGTACAGCGCACCGAAAGCGAGCTTCGCCGGATCACCGATATGAGCGCGCTGGCTGCCAAGAACGGGATTGAGCCGCACGCAGGCCACGGCCTTACATATGATAATATCCAACCCATCGCTGCCATCCCCCAGATCGCAGAGCTCAACATCGGCCACTATCTCATTGGCGAAGCGATTTTCGCAGGGTTAGAGCCCGCCATCCGCCGGATGCGCGAACTTATGGATGAGGCACGCGGGTAA
- a CDS encoding pyridoxal phosphate biosynthetic protein, whose protein sequence is MTEPQDLPPLAPTQKRWAFAAAALFLIAVGFLGFSLNTGVLRPFAIGWVALQIFGYVGAIRMGRGDFAHPLFKSQVMLHVIALLLLVAIIVRTFQ, encoded by the coding sequence GTGACCGAGCCCCAAGACCTCCCTCCCCTTGCGCCGACACAAAAACGCTGGGCATTCGCAGCAGCGGCGCTGTTTCTGATCGCCGTTGGCTTTCTTGGATTTTCCTTGAACACCGGGGTGCTTCGCCCGTTTGCCATTGGCTGGGTCGCATTGCAGATCTTCGGCTATGTCGGGGCCATCCGCATGGGTCGCGGTGATTTCGCGCATCCCTTGTTCAAATCACAGGTGATGCTGCACGTGATTGCGCTCCTGCTACTGGTAGCTATCATCGTCAGGACGTTTCAATGA
- the lepB gene encoding signal peptidase I: MTTVSQTNPSTDSSDQEAINWWAELRGLALMLLAVLAFHSLVAKPFYIPSTSMMPTLYVGDRLVVSKYPYGWSWASASFHLLPRGDWRILGSTPEYGDIVIPVHPDRDEDYIKRVVALPGDTIEVREGRIILNGEPIKREVVPPVRIPFEPELLCNGSPCLSSYDPYRVREADGSIWFEPPTYRETLPNGASYLVIDHRDQSLDTYGPYVVEEDEVFVMGDNRDESADSRAPAEARGLGDGIPLENIGGRAEFITFSLDGSATWNPLSWFSAMRGDRALTTLRPAVAEENTAE, encoded by the coding sequence ATGACCACAGTGAGCCAGACCAACCCATCCACCGACAGTTCCGATCAAGAGGCCATCAATTGGTGGGCTGAACTGCGCGGCCTTGCCCTTATGCTGCTTGCGGTGCTGGCTTTCCACAGCCTCGTCGCAAAGCCATTCTACATTCCCTCCACCTCGATGATGCCGACTTTGTATGTGGGTGACCGTTTGGTGGTCAGCAAATATCCTTACGGATGGTCATGGGCTTCGGCGAGCTTCCACCTCTTGCCGCGCGGTGACTGGCGCATTTTGGGCTCAACCCCGGAATATGGCGATATTGTCATCCCCGTGCACCCGGACCGTGATGAGGATTATATCAAGCGCGTGGTTGCCCTTCCAGGCGATACCATCGAAGTGCGCGAGGGCCGCATCATCCTGAATGGTGAGCCGATCAAGCGCGAGGTGGTGCCCCCGGTACGCATCCCGTTTGAGCCTGAGCTTCTTTGCAATGGTTCACCTTGCCTGAGTTCCTATGACCCTTACCGCGTGCGCGAAGCCGACGGGTCGATCTGGTTTGAGCCACCCACTTACCGCGAAACGCTGCCAAATGGGGCAAGCTACCTGGTGATCGATCATCGCGATCAAAGCCTCGATACTTACGGGCCTTATGTCGTTGAAGAAGACGAGGTGTTCGTCATGGGCGACAATCGCGACGAAAGCGCGGACAGCCGTGCCCCTGCTGAAGCGCGTGGGCTTGGCGATGGCATTCCGCTGGAAAACATCGGCGGGCGCGCGGAATTCATCACCTTCAGCCTTGATGGTTCTGCCACATGGAACCCGCTTTCGTGGTTTTCTGCCATGCGCGGCGACCGGGCGCTTACTACTTTACGCCCTGCCGTAGCCGAAGAAAACACAGCTGAATAA
- the acpS gene encoding holo-ACP synthase — MIIGLGSDLCNIERIQNSLDRFGERFENRVFTDIERTKARRRPFTIAGTYAKRFAAKEAFSKAVGTGFKRGVFMKDIGVVNKPSGAPTLALTGGAAERLKEMIPPGHKAAIHLTLTDDHPWAQAFVIIEAFPIAPKEPDLSPGPVEFV, encoded by the coding sequence ATGATCATCGGCCTTGGTTCTGACCTGTGCAATATCGAGCGTATTCAAAACTCATTGGACCGTTTTGGCGAGCGCTTTGAAAACCGTGTTTTCACCGATATTGAGCGCACAAAAGCACGCCGCCGCCCTTTCACCATTGCTGGCACTTACGCCAAACGCTTTGCCGCCAAGGAAGCCTTCAGCAAGGCGGTGGGCACAGGGTTCAAGCGCGGCGTCTTTATGAAAGACATTGGGGTTGTGAACAAACCATCAGGCGCGCCCACACTTGCCCTAACTGGCGGAGCGGCCGAACGTCTGAAGGAAATGATACCGCCCGGGCACAAGGCTGCCATTCACCTGACACTCACGGATGATCACCCATGGGCTCAGGCCTTTGTTATTATCGAAGCATTCCCTATAGCCCCCAAAGAGCCCGATCTTTCGCCAGGCCCCGTCGAATTCGTTTGA